The Candidatus Omnitrophota bacterium sequence TCTTTTACCGGACAACAGCATGCCGCCGAAAATGGGCCCCATCCGGGGCCCTCCAAAGACTGCGCAGACACTCATGCCCGCCACCCATAACCCGGGATATACCGCTTGAACCTTTTCCACCACAAACTTCTCGGCTTCCTTCGCATTCATCGGCCCTTCCGCCAATTGACCTGTCGGCGAGCCGGCCTTGCACAAGGCCCGTTTGAGGAGTGTGCCGACTACCACTGCTTCATGTCCCGTAGTGTCCAAAACCGCTCGGGACGCAAAAGTCAATGGATCCACCGGCAGAGCCTCTGCGACAAGGCTCCGGTTCGCCACCACGCCCGCCACCCGCCCGGATTTGATGCACACATCTTCAACAGTCGTCAGATTGAGCAAAGTAGCTCCTGCGCGCAAAGCGCTGAAGCAAAGTCCTGAAGCAAGCTCACACGCGTCAAGCAAATGCAACCCTTCCGAAGCTGAACGGTGGCGGATTCCAAGCTCATCGACAATATCCAGGGCCTCATCCTCAACCACAAGCTCATTCATGCCCATGCCCCCGCCCCAAATACCACCGCCGGCAGACAACCGTTTCTCCAGTACTGTCACCTTGAAGCCCTGCCGGGCCAGGCAAAAGGCTGCAATGAGCCCTGCAGGACCGGCGCCGACAATGGCAACGTCGCTCTCAAGATGCGAAAGCATCTTCTCGTGATAACCCTGCAGAATTGCCCTGGAAATTTGTATCTCGTTCACTCTCCTGCCCCTTTGAGTTTGTTCGCAAGCCACCCTATCCGGACGTCTTCCCGTGGGCTTCAGCATTGCATCATCTTACCGATGGCAGTCTCCGCCGCATTCACCAGTTGATAGGATACCGGAGATGCCGTGAGCGCAGGATGTGTTCCGGTTTGGAAGGTGGCAATGTCATCCGCGGTCATACGCTGATGGATACAAGCACTGATGGTGTTGATGACCTCGCCGCCGCTCTTGGCTCCCGCAACCTGACCGCCCAAAATCACACGGCTTCCCTGCTCAAACACCAGTTTCACCTTCAAATTGGCTCCTCCCGGCATACACCCGGGATGACGATTCATCGCCTCGGCCTCGCCCACCACCACGTTATAGCCCTTCTTCTCAGCCTCTGAAACAGTCAAGCCTGCAACAGCAAACGCGCTGTCCCCCAACACCGTGGAGTACACCCCAATGGCCCCCAGGTTGACGCGTTGTGT is a genomic window containing:
- a CDS encoding thiazole biosynthesis protein encodes the protein MLKPTGRRPDRVACEQTQRGRRVNEIQISRAILQGYHEKMLSHLESDVAIVGAGPAGLIAAFCLARQGFKVTVLEKRLSAGGGIWGGGMGMNELVVEDEALDIVDELGIRHRSASEGLHLLDACELASGLCFSALRAGATLLNLTTVEDVCIKSGRVAGVVANRSLVAEALPVDPLTFASRAVLDTTGHEAVVVGTLLKRALCKAGSPTGQLAEGPMNAKEAEKFVVEKVQAVYPGLWVAGMSVCAVFGGPRMGPIFGGMLLSGKRAAEKIAADLEAQPK